A window of the Bacillus sp. A301a_S52 genome harbors these coding sequences:
- a CDS encoding helix-turn-helix transcriptional regulator, which produces MKLVMTMSSFGKQLKRLRLQHELKQEDLAAKLNISKSAVSMYERDEREPSFQLVKELAQFFDVSTDDLLGHHDSKQEHEKTVLSLEQLSDDEVEYLKESLEIYRKMKRNDWKRHTNK; this is translated from the coding sequence TTGAAATTGGTGATGACGATGAGTTCATTTGGTAAACAACTAAAAAGGCTTAGACTACAGCATGAATTAAAGCAGGAAGACTTAGCAGCTAAACTGAATATTAGTAAAAGTGCTGTCAGTATGTATGAACGTGATGAGCGTGAACCTTCCTTTCAACTTGTAAAGGAGCTGGCTCAATTTTTTGATGTGTCCACCGATGATCTACTTGGCCATCACGACTCAAAGCAAGAACATGAAAAAACTGTCTTATCGTTAGAACAATTAAGTGATGATGAAGTTGAATATTTGAAGGAGTCTTTAGAAATTTATCGTAAAATGAAGCGCAACGACTGGAAGAGACATACAAATAAATAA
- a CDS encoding helix-hairpin-helix domain-containing protein codes for MVKKILTLVMALVIIKKIILPFMTVKRQQVSKNGQRKTDGETTPMKIAYNREQKTEEDEADRQTLNINEASEEELLDIPGIGSDLSKKIVHVRTNIGDYSRIEDLLQVTGIGDKKLATIKPYITVT; via the coding sequence ATGGTGAAGAAAATTTTGACATTGGTAATGGCTTTGGTTATCATCAAAAAAATTATTTTACCTTTTATGACTGTTAAACGACAGCAGGTCTCAAAGAATGGACAGAGGAAAACTGACGGAGAAACAACGCCTATGAAAATAGCTTATAATAGGGAGCAAAAGACGGAAGAGGACGAAGCGGATAGGCAGACACTTAATATAAATGAAGCTTCAGAGGAAGAACTTCTAGACATTCCTGGTATCGGAAGTGATTTATCTAAGAAAATTGTGCATGTTCGTACAAATATTGGCGATTATAGCCGAATAGAAGATTTACTCCAAGTTACTGGTATCGGTGACAAAAAACTTGCAACTATTAAGCCATATATCACCGTTACATAA
- a CDS encoding AEC family transporter gives MSIFISVVLPVLLVFLVGYIVQKWRKFDIKPVSTVAIYILTPALVFRTFYEADMNMQYIYMVMFALILLFTLIIINKIYCWRMKYPSSTSDGLILSTAFMNSGNYGAPIILFAYGQEGFAFAVSFMVLQAVVMNFFGVYYAARGVSGVRTALKVLLAMPVTYAVLVALFLKVVGLNIPNTLMQPVDLISQAAIPTVMLILGMQLAKIEWTTFDWGKVAYGSVVRLIVSPLIAWGITLLLPLDPLLANVLIISAAMPSAATIVMYAVEFEAEPKLVSSITLITTLLSIGTLTLILSLLG, from the coding sequence ATGTCAATTTTTATTTCAGTTGTATTACCCGTTTTACTTGTGTTTTTAGTAGGATACATCGTGCAAAAATGGCGAAAATTTGATATAAAGCCGGTCTCTACAGTGGCCATCTATATATTAACACCAGCTTTAGTATTTAGAACGTTTTATGAGGCTGACATGAATATGCAATATATTTATATGGTCATGTTTGCGTTAATTCTATTATTCACTCTAATCATTATCAATAAAATTTACTGTTGGCGTATGAAATACCCTTCAAGCACAAGTGATGGACTAATCTTATCTACAGCTTTTATGAATTCGGGAAATTATGGTGCTCCAATTATATTATTTGCATACGGTCAGGAAGGATTTGCTTTTGCTGTGTCCTTCATGGTTCTTCAGGCTGTCGTTATGAATTTTTTCGGTGTTTACTACGCGGCTAGAGGAGTATCAGGTGTTAGAACAGCGTTAAAGGTTCTCCTTGCCATGCCGGTCACTTACGCAGTACTTGTTGCTCTATTTTTGAAAGTCGTCGGCCTTAACATCCCGAATACTCTTATGCAACCGGTCGATCTTATCTCACAAGCAGCTATCCCGACAGTCATGTTAATTTTGGGCATGCAACTTGCAAAAATAGAATGGACCACATTTGACTGGGGGAAAGTCGCTTATGGCAGTGTGGTAAGGCTTATTGTCTCCCCTTTGATCGCATGGGGAATAACATTACTTTTACCGTTAGATCCGCTACTTGCAAATGTATTAATTATTTCCGCTGCCATGCCATCAGCGGCAACCATCGTCATGTATGCTGTGGAGTTTGAAGCTGAACCGAAGTTAGTTTCAAGTATCACATTAATAACCACATTACTAAGTATAGGAACGCTGACACTGATCCTGTCGCTACTAGGTTAA
- a CDS encoding flotillin family protein has product MEGIFLVAVVVGLVFLVLLGVYFTRYQTSGPNEALIVTGSYLGKGKNISEDAEGKKMKIIRGGGAFVVPVFQQYAKFSLANYSLDVRTSGAYTEQGVPVSVDGVAIIKVGSTMEEIATAAEQYLGKKTDEFEEEVQDVLRGHLRSILGSMSVEDINNNRERFNQEVQAVASRDFNKMGLEIKSFTLQEVTDAQGYLDALGKPRIAEIKRNAAVAEAERKKEARIENARAEQEAKAQELIRDTEIANSEKEKQLKIAQYTREQDQARAEADQAYDLQTAKSKQQVTQEQMQIQIIERDKQIELEEREIIRREKQYDAEVRKKADADRYEQEQRAEAAKVQQMRAAEASQYQIEAEAKANADAERYRGEAEATVTSKKGEAEASVIFKKGEAEAEAKKKLAEAYRYYGEAAKLSMILDMLPAYAKEISAPLSAIDKVTVVDTGGSGKNGGPSGAGKMSSYVTDLMATLPENLKAASGIDVNELLENFTGKGNVDSANHQVPAEAPEKMENQLENNEN; this is encoded by the coding sequence ATGGAAGGGATTTTTTTAGTAGCCGTTGTAGTTGGTCTAGTATTTCTCGTTCTTTTGGGTGTTTACTTTACACGTTATCAAACATCTGGTCCGAACGAAGCACTTATTGTAACAGGTAGTTACTTAGGAAAAGGTAAAAATATTTCGGAAGATGCAGAAGGTAAAAAAATGAAAATTATTCGTGGAGGCGGGGCATTTGTTGTTCCAGTCTTCCAGCAATACGCCAAATTTAGTTTAGCTAACTATAGTTTGGATGTGAGAACGAGTGGTGCTTATACTGAACAAGGGGTGCCAGTTTCAGTAGATGGTGTTGCCATTATAAAAGTAGGCTCAACGATGGAAGAAATCGCCACAGCTGCTGAACAATACTTAGGTAAAAAGACAGATGAATTTGAAGAAGAAGTCCAAGATGTCTTAAGAGGTCATTTGCGATCTATTCTTGGTTCTATGAGTGTAGAAGACATTAATAACAACAGAGAAAGGTTTAACCAAGAAGTGCAAGCTGTTGCTTCACGAGATTTTAACAAAATGGGACTTGAAATTAAGTCCTTCACACTACAAGAAGTCACCGATGCTCAAGGATATCTTGATGCTCTTGGTAAACCGAGAATCGCAGAAATTAAACGAAATGCAGCAGTGGCAGAAGCTGAGCGAAAGAAAGAAGCAAGAATTGAAAATGCCCGTGCAGAGCAAGAAGCTAAAGCTCAAGAGCTTATTAGAGACACAGAAATTGCTAACTCTGAAAAGGAAAAGCAATTAAAGATTGCCCAATATACGCGTGAGCAAGATCAAGCTCGAGCTGAAGCGGACCAAGCTTATGATTTACAAACGGCAAAATCAAAGCAACAAGTTACACAAGAGCAGATGCAAATCCAAATCATCGAACGAGATAAGCAAATCGAACTTGAAGAGCGTGAAATTATCCGTCGTGAAAAGCAATATGATGCAGAAGTCCGGAAAAAAGCGGATGCGGATCGTTATGAACAAGAACAGCGAGCTGAAGCGGCAAAAGTACAGCAGATGCGAGCGGCTGAAGCGAGCCAATATCAAATTGAAGCCGAAGCGAAAGCCAATGCTGATGCGGAAAGATACCGCGGTGAAGCTGAAGCTACAGTTACCTCTAAAAAAGGTGAAGCTGAAGCGAGTGTTATCTTTAAAAAGGGTGAAGCGGAAGCCGAAGCAAAGAAAAAACTGGCGGAAGCGTACAGATACTACGGCGAAGCAGCTAAACTAAGCATGATTCTTGATATGCTTCCAGCATATGCAAAAGAGATTTCTGCCCCACTTAGTGCGATTGATAAAGTCACTGTTGTGGATACAGGCGGCAGCGGTAAGAATGGTGGGCCAAGTGGTGCAGGTAAAATGTCATCCTATGTGACGGATTTAATGGCCACGCTCCCGGAAAACTTGAAGGCAGCATCGGGCATCGATGTCAATGAACTCCTAGAAAACTTTACTGGAAAAGGTAATGTAGACTCAGCAAATCACCAAGTACCTGCTGAAGCACCTGAGAAAATGGAAAACCAATTAGAAAATAATGAAAATTAA
- a CDS encoding PspA/IM30 family protein, with product MLWINRLKRLFREDEEYPQAADPLHMVDELLDDLKNELEDMKVSLNKQVAAEKRLKRRLDEAKVDSQQREKDARCFLAEGDDDSARLALIKKEQLDKHVQEIASLYATAQTHKKDILQHINEQVAKYEHLQQKKNDLQMKRNFPSSSAVNDIEETMIVDEVSGQVELSQRETDNEKKRVEKKLEELKQSIKNRN from the coding sequence ATGCTTTGGATTAATAGGCTGAAGCGTCTGTTTCGAGAAGATGAAGAATATCCGCAAGCTGCAGATCCGCTTCACATGGTGGATGAACTCTTAGATGATTTGAAAAATGAGCTTGAAGATATGAAAGTATCTTTAAATAAACAAGTAGCTGCTGAAAAACGACTTAAACGGAGACTTGATGAGGCTAAAGTGGACTCTCAACAGAGAGAAAAGGATGCTCGTTGTTTTTTAGCAGAAGGTGATGACGATTCAGCTAGACTGGCGCTTATTAAAAAGGAGCAGTTAGATAAGCATGTTCAGGAAATTGCCAGCTTATATGCAACAGCTCAGACACATAAGAAGGATATCTTGCAGCATATCAATGAACAAGTGGCTAAATACGAACATTTACAGCAAAAAAAGAATGACTTACAAATGAAACGAAACTTTCCTTCCTCTTCCGCCGTAAATGATATTGAAGAAACAATGATAGTTGATGAGGTGAGTGGGCAGGTCGAATTAAGTCAGCGAGAAACTGACAATGAGAAAAAACGTGTTGAAAAGAAATTGGAAGAATTAAAACAATCTATTAAGAACAGAAATTAG
- a CDS encoding FAD-dependent oxidoreductase, which yields MYDVIIVGAGPAGASAALFTAKAGKSTLMFDNDKSMTKKAWVENHYGVKEVTGPDLVETGIEQAKKFGTEVEKSGVTDIISNEGTVNVITEDSTYEARHVIIATGILAADIAEKSGIETVEGTEPRINTVIKVDRDGKTNQPGIWAAGTCAGLSVHTIITAGHGAEVAINVISELNGERYVDHDILK from the coding sequence ATGTATGATGTTATTATTGTGGGGGCAGGACCAGCAGGTGCCAGTGCAGCTCTTTTTACCGCTAAAGCAGGCAAAAGTACACTTATGTTTGACAATGATAAGAGTATGACCAAAAAAGCGTGGGTAGAAAATCACTATGGTGTAAAAGAAGTCACAGGGCCAGACTTAGTAGAAACAGGAATTGAACAAGCTAAGAAATTTGGCACTGAAGTTGAAAAGAGCGGAGTAACAGATATTATAAGTAACGAAGGGACTGTAAATGTCATAACTGAAGATAGTACTTATGAAGCGCGTCATGTCATTATAGCAACAGGTATTTTAGCTGCTGATATTGCTGAAAAGTCTGGGATAGAAACAGTGGAAGGGACAGAACCACGGATTAATACGGTCATTAAGGTAGATCGTGACGGTAAAACAAATCAACCAGGGATATGGGCCGCTGGAACATGTGCAGGACTCAGTGTTCATACAATCATTACTGCAGGTCACGGAGCTGAAGTAGCGATTAATGTTATTAGTGAATTAAATGGTGAGCGTTATGTGGATCATGATATTTTGAAATAA
- a CDS encoding alpha-galactosidase has translation MSVEVMCNDQRFVLETVRTAYVLDIHEGGHLQHIYWGKKLAHKCDYNVMSPFVITHSSFEATRGVMGYEFIPWGEMVYSEPTFKASNSAGERGFDWIYEDYKVETVNDQLTELSLCLKEKLGRYRIQITYGVYEEYDIISRRLAVINESEDRLTLEAVRSLQVAFKPGQVSRLTHLAGKWVGEFQVIQETLSEGRKTIDSRRGNTSHQANPWFAVDADATEESGDVWFGHLAYSGNWDIHVEKDAFGFVQLCGGMTDFDFSKVLKTNESFETPVFFLGYSENGFTGMSHLAHRFQRDVILPKAHRDRLRKILYNSWEATYFDVSVDEQKRLAEKAAAIGCELFVIDDGWFGERHSDQAGLGDWYVNQDKFPNGLSELITHVKHLNMAFGIWVEPEMVNRDSQLYHQHPDWVYQFLNKSQTEARHQLVLNLGKKEVRTYIKRWLGDLLAKHDIQFIKWDMNRAFSEPGIVEQSHGVLKQTNMSHEQQQLWMEHVKGLYEVIDHIKNKHPHVVIETCSGGGGRVDLGILQRTDQFWTSDNTDAVDRLSIQYGASFAYNAKAMMCWITDSPNWLNKREVPLTYRCHVAMLGALGVGGNLDQWDEIELAEASKWITYYKKIRGTVQEGTQYRLVSPTMSSRTDYTAIQYVSEDKKHSVLFLFEDGLKYGEQLTLIKLKGLDPEAYYEDQSGFKATGSFFMNAGIQWQLSKQYTSEIYELHKCEK, from the coding sequence ATGAGTGTAGAGGTAATGTGTAATGACCAGCGGTTCGTCTTAGAGACAGTGAGAACAGCCTATGTTTTAGACATACATGAAGGGGGACATTTACAACATATCTATTGGGGAAAGAAACTGGCTCATAAATGTGATTATAACGTAATGAGTCCTTTTGTCATCACACATTCCTCATTTGAAGCAACAAGAGGTGTGATGGGATATGAGTTTATCCCTTGGGGAGAAATGGTATACTCTGAACCGACGTTTAAAGCATCTAATTCAGCAGGTGAAAGAGGATTCGACTGGATATATGAAGACTATAAGGTTGAAACAGTTAATGACCAACTAACAGAGTTATCTCTTTGTTTAAAAGAAAAATTAGGTCGTTATCGTATTCAGATCACATACGGGGTGTATGAAGAATACGACATAATTAGCCGTCGTTTAGCAGTCATAAATGAGAGTGAAGATCGGTTAACCCTCGAAGCTGTACGCTCTTTGCAGGTGGCATTTAAACCAGGGCAAGTTAGTCGGTTGACTCATTTAGCAGGTAAGTGGGTTGGAGAATTTCAAGTGATACAAGAAACGCTTAGTGAAGGAAGAAAGACAATTGATAGTAGACGAGGGAATACATCCCATCAAGCTAACCCGTGGTTCGCAGTGGATGCGGATGCTACAGAAGAGTCTGGTGATGTGTGGTTCGGGCATTTAGCTTATTCGGGAAACTGGGATATCCATGTGGAGAAAGATGCGTTCGGTTTTGTTCAGCTTTGTGGTGGTATGACAGACTTTGATTTTTCAAAAGTGTTAAAAACTAATGAGTCTTTTGAAACACCTGTGTTTTTTCTAGGTTATAGTGAAAATGGTTTTACAGGTATGAGTCATCTGGCGCACCGTTTTCAACGTGACGTCATTTTACCAAAAGCTCACCGAGACCGTTTGAGAAAAATTCTCTATAATTCTTGGGAAGCGACTTATTTTGACGTGTCGGTGGACGAGCAAAAACGCCTGGCAGAAAAAGCAGCGGCTATAGGGTGTGAATTATTTGTCATTGATGATGGCTGGTTTGGTGAAAGACACTCTGATCAAGCTGGTTTAGGTGACTGGTATGTCAATCAAGACAAATTCCCAAACGGGTTATCAGAGTTAATAACACACGTTAAACATTTAAATATGGCGTTTGGTATATGGGTGGAGCCTGAAATGGTGAATAGAGATAGCCAACTGTATCACCAACATCCTGATTGGGTTTATCAATTTCTAAACAAAAGTCAGACAGAGGCCCGTCATCAACTTGTTCTCAATCTTGGAAAAAAAGAGGTAAGAACCTATATTAAGAGGTGGCTTGGAGATCTGCTCGCTAAGCATGATATTCAGTTTATTAAATGGGATATGAATCGTGCTTTTTCAGAACCGGGTATAGTAGAACAGTCTCACGGTGTGTTGAAACAAACGAATATGTCACATGAACAGCAACAGCTCTGGATGGAACATGTGAAAGGTTTGTATGAGGTTATTGATCATATCAAAAATAAACATCCTCACGTCGTGATTGAAACATGTTCAGGAGGTGGTGGAAGAGTAGACCTCGGCATTCTTCAGCGAACTGACCAGTTTTGGACGAGTGATAATACAGATGCTGTTGATCGGCTTTCCATTCAATACGGGGCGTCATTTGCCTATAATGCCAAGGCGATGATGTGCTGGATAACAGATTCTCCCAATTGGCTGAATAAGCGGGAAGTGCCTTTAACCTACAGATGTCATGTAGCGATGTTAGGGGCATTAGGAGTTGGAGGAAATCTGGACCAATGGGATGAAATAGAGTTGGCGGAGGCTTCTAAATGGATTACTTATTATAAAAAAATAAGAGGGACAGTGCAAGAAGGTACTCAATATCGGCTAGTTTCTCCAACAATGAGCTCTCGCACGGATTATACAGCAATACAATATGTCTCAGAAGATAAAAAACATAGTGTCCTCTTTCTATTCGAGGACGGCCTTAAATATGGTGAACAGTTAACCTTAATAAAGCTTAAAGGGCTTGACCCAGAAGCCTATTACGAAGACCAATCAGGATTTAAAGCCACTGGCTCATTTTTTATGAATGCAGGCATTCAGTGGCAGCTTTCGAAGCAATATACAAGTGAGATTTATGAGCTGCACAAATGTGAGAAATGA
- a CDS encoding beta-galactosidase — MYIGVDYYPEQWPKERWKTDLELMKQLGINVIRVGEFAWGLLEPEEGTFDFSLFDEAIDLMYEYGFDVVLGTPTATPPAWLIEKYPDVLPVDKYGQKIGFGARRHYTVNSEIYQCLSKKIVQKMAEHYGHHPAIIGWQTDNEYGHEQSDRSYGEYDKRAFHVWLQKKYGTLDELNKRWGTIFWSQTYTKWEQIPVPVVVYQEHNPSLLLDFDRFCADAYTSYNKLQVDTLRKSISERQFITHNFVYTGLAIDHADMAKDLDFISFDNYPVWGGLAEPITPAAIARQHDLCRGTKDGKNYWVMEELSGAQGWSQIGYLPRPGHLKLWTYQAISRGAEAIVYFRWRAARYGTEQFCHGILDHDGKPGRKYAEVKDVIASLTPFADKWITSKVQADVAFYHDPENDWAWQIQPQSDQFNYINECLRFYTPAHDLNVQTDMIRGHEDFSTYKVIIVPIYFLTKKHVNDRLKDYVKRGGTVIFTYRTGVKNEDNVVTDLTLPGDVADMAGISIRDYESLREQKSSSIRGISAPLLTHRSPVHVWCDYIEADSAEVLAVYEDEWFSDKAAITKNSYGNGHVYYIGCGVENDFLKRLYTDIFNNTGVAVHETPSNIEVIRRETSSHIYLTVLNHDVDKDYDVELPDQGQTWKDIKTDKIYDRNVFVPRLGCLVCVREK, encoded by the coding sequence ATGTATATCGGTGTAGATTATTATCCAGAGCAATGGCCAAAAGAAAGATGGAAAACGGACCTCGAATTAATGAAGCAGCTCGGAATAAATGTGATAAGGGTTGGTGAATTCGCTTGGGGACTTTTAGAGCCAGAAGAAGGCACCTTTGATTTTTCATTATTTGATGAAGCGATAGACTTGATGTATGAGTACGGATTTGATGTCGTGCTTGGTACACCAACGGCTACACCACCTGCATGGTTAATTGAAAAGTATCCAGACGTCCTGCCAGTCGATAAATATGGACAAAAAATAGGATTTGGCGCAAGGAGACACTACACGGTTAACAGTGAGATCTATCAATGTCTATCCAAAAAAATAGTACAAAAAATGGCAGAACATTATGGGCATCATCCAGCTATCATTGGTTGGCAAACTGATAATGAATATGGGCATGAGCAATCAGATCGCAGTTATGGAGAATATGACAAGCGAGCCTTCCATGTCTGGCTTCAAAAGAAGTATGGTACCCTAGATGAATTAAATAAACGATGGGGGACGATTTTTTGGAGCCAGACATATACAAAGTGGGAACAAATTCCAGTCCCGGTGGTCGTCTATCAAGAACATAATCCTAGCTTGTTACTAGATTTCGATCGATTTTGTGCGGATGCATACACTAGCTATAATAAATTGCAAGTTGACACGTTAAGAAAGTCTATTTCCGAGAGGCAATTCATTACCCATAATTTTGTATATACAGGGCTGGCCATTGATCATGCTGACATGGCGAAAGACCTTGATTTTATATCGTTTGATAATTATCCCGTTTGGGGGGGATTAGCAGAGCCCATTACGCCAGCAGCCATTGCTCGCCAGCACGACCTTTGTCGAGGGACTAAAGATGGAAAGAATTATTGGGTCATGGAGGAATTATCCGGAGCACAAGGGTGGAGTCAGATTGGTTATTTACCTAGACCAGGTCACTTAAAACTTTGGACATACCAAGCGATCTCCCGTGGCGCTGAGGCCATCGTCTATTTTCGCTGGCGTGCGGCACGTTATGGTACTGAACAATTTTGTCATGGTATTTTAGACCATGACGGAAAACCTGGAAGGAAATATGCGGAAGTTAAAGACGTGATTGCGTCTTTAACTCCTTTCGCCGATAAATGGATAACCTCAAAGGTTCAAGCTGACGTGGCATTTTATCATGACCCCGAGAATGATTGGGCCTGGCAGATTCAACCTCAATCTGATCAATTTAATTATATAAATGAATGTCTTAGATTTTACACACCTGCCCATGATCTGAATGTCCAGACAGATATGATTCGCGGTCATGAAGATTTCTCAACCTATAAAGTGATAATTGTTCCTATATACTTTTTGACAAAAAAGCATGTCAATGACCGGTTAAAAGATTATGTGAAACGTGGCGGCACTGTCATTTTCACTTATCGTACAGGAGTAAAGAACGAAGATAATGTGGTCACTGATCTCACATTACCAGGAGACGTTGCAGACATGGCAGGGATTTCGATCCGGGATTATGAGTCGCTTAGAGAACAGAAAAGCTCATCAATTAGAGGGATTTCAGCTCCTCTTTTAACTCATAGGTCACCTGTTCATGTGTGGTGTGATTATATTGAAGCGGATTCAGCGGAAGTACTTGCCGTATATGAAGATGAGTGGTTTAGCGATAAAGCGGCGATAACGAAAAATAGCTATGGGAACGGACATGTTTATTATATTGGTTGTGGTGTTGAGAATGATTTCTTAAAGCGCTTATATACTGATATTTTCAACAATACAGGGGTAGCTGTTCACGAAACACCTTCTAATATTGAAGTGATAAGGCGAGAGACGTCCTCTCACATTTATTTAACAGTGCTTAATCATGATGTGGATAAAGACTATGACGTTGAGCTTCCTGACCAAGGGCAGACATGGAAAGATATTAAAACCGATAAAATATATGATAGGAACGTGTTTGTTCCTCGTTTAGGATGCTTAGTTTGTGTGAGAGAGAAATAA
- a CDS encoding LacI family DNA-binding transcriptional regulator: protein MATIKDIADRAGVSASTVSRVLNYDQSLSVAVETKKKIFEAAEELSYHKVRGRKSVERQIAFLHWVNEREELDDIYYMAIRFGIEKRAEASHVKLLKYDELNFENIEEDIEGIIAVGRFNQDQVAQLKKASKKIVFVDSNPDEGVSDAVLVDFEWVTKLVIDYFLKKGFNDIGFIGGYETYKDTIDPIQDDREKYYRSYMKEKGKLNEEFIFVSKFSVESGYQLMKEAIEKLGDNLPEAFYVANDPLAIGCLRALHEAGISVPDRVSLIGVNDITVSKYVYPSLSSVKIYTELMGETAVDLILEKIEEKRKVAKKVYISNKLKIRQT from the coding sequence ATGGCAACAATTAAAGATATTGCAGATAGAGCTGGCGTCTCAGCATCCACAGTATCAAGGGTCCTAAACTATGACCAATCATTATCTGTGGCAGTTGAAACGAAGAAAAAGATATTTGAAGCAGCTGAGGAGCTTTCTTATCACAAAGTAAGAGGGAGGAAATCAGTTGAAAGGCAGATTGCTTTTTTACACTGGGTCAACGAGCGGGAAGAATTAGATGACATATATTACATGGCTATTCGATTTGGTATAGAGAAGCGGGCGGAAGCGTCACATGTAAAGCTTTTGAAATATGATGAGCTTAACTTTGAAAATATTGAAGAGGATATAGAGGGAATAATTGCTGTTGGACGCTTTAATCAAGACCAAGTGGCTCAACTGAAAAAAGCATCAAAAAAAATTGTGTTTGTAGACTCTAACCCTGATGAAGGTGTGTCAGATGCAGTTCTCGTAGACTTTGAATGGGTGACAAAGCTGGTCATTGATTACTTTCTGAAAAAAGGATTTAACGACATTGGATTTATCGGTGGGTATGAAACGTATAAAGATACAATTGATCCGATTCAGGATGATCGGGAAAAATATTACCGTTCCTACATGAAGGAAAAAGGAAAATTGAACGAAGAATTTATCTTTGTCTCCAAATTCTCAGTTGAATCAGGCTATCAATTAATGAAAGAAGCGATAGAAAAATTAGGTGATAACTTACCAGAAGCTTTTTATGTGGCTAATGACCCTTTAGCTATTGGGTGTTTGCGTGCTTTGCACGAGGCAGGAATATCAGTTCCTGATAGGGTGAGCTTAATTGGTGTCAATGATATCACCGTTTCCAAATACGTCTATCCTTCTTTAAGCTCCGTCAAAATTTATACAGAGCTCATGGGTGAAACAGCAGTGGACTTAATTTTAGAAAAAATAGAAGAAAAGCGAAAGGTAGCAAAGAAAGTCTATATATCGAATAAGCTGAAAATTAGGCAAACGTAA